The Chroicocephalus ridibundus chromosome 3, bChrRid1.1, whole genome shotgun sequence genome includes the window TAAAACTCTTGTGGCTGTCTGCAGGTAGAACAGTCCTTTTGTATTCATAGGTAGTAAAACTAACATTTGCTTCTCTGAGTAACAGGTACACATCTCTTAAGTTGCCTTCCACCTTgatctcaggaaagaaaaagagactatCTCTGCCCTAGCCATGCAGCAACACAGGATCTCCATTTGGATATGTGAAGACTTCACCTTTGTACCCGAAGTGCCTAAACTACTTATTGCCAGGTGTCCGGAGAGCATCTGGGAAGTCTGACCTGTTCTAATGACTACCCTAGGCATCCTAGGAGAGAATGTGTATGTTATGTCTGCTGCTAGGTGACACTTGGTTCTGACTCAATATGCCTGTCGTTATGTCACACCCCCCTATAGGATGAGGATGAGCAAGAGTAATGTATTTTGTAAGGGCTATCTGATACTAAAGAAACAGCATGGTGCTTTTTAAACAATACAAAGACTTGAAAATACGTCTGttctcaaaaaagaaataataaaatcaacaaGCAGTGTTTAGGATGGAAGTGCCATTTCAGCTGAACAAACTTTGTTGTTCCTGTAAAACCTGTTGTCTCTCCTGGTGCAGTGCAGGAGCTTTAACAAACCGATGCTATGGGGAGCAGAGCACGATGTCTCCTGCTTGACATCAGCTGCACCAGAACAAGGTGGTGTCTCCTGTGTGGACATCCTTTCAGCCTAGCGCTGAAGTAGAGTATGTTTCTGctggtcttttttgttttggtttggttttgtttttaaagttggCTTTTCAGTTGTTAATGTATTAAGCCTGTGTAATAGTGTTTACTCAAAATGTGTGCTTATGTTCTTAGCCGCTTCGTCCAAGGAGCGTGGAATGGTCTTTGATTGTGTAAGTGTCTTGAGATCTAACTGTGGAGTGCAAAatctttttgttaattttcttttttttcttttctttttcttttagttgcTGAGTCAGGAAACCGTGACAAAGTTTGTGCCCAAATACAGCCTTGTGGTTGAACTTAGTGAGACAGGATCCTACAGAAGAAGCTTTCATGATCCCAATGGAGTGACGGTAGCCTATGTTAGCGAGGCACATGAGCACAATGGATATCTTTACCTGGGCTCCTTCCGGTCTCCGTTTATTTGCAGACTTAATCTTCAGCATGTTTAACTGTCCATCCACGATAAAGTGCCACTGTCCTATAATACTCCAGAGGTATGAAGAAAAAACGTGCAGTGTGTGACCAAGGACAAAAAAGCGAAAGACAGTCTGTTAACATGCAGTAGCACTGTTCTGTTGCCATAGGAAAATGTACAGCTTGTGGTACCTGTCCTCTTACTTGGTTTGACATCTCTTGCTTTGGAGTTGGCATGCATAATTGTTAATATCTGAGGAGTATGGTGGGGCATCTTCATACGGTTATGTGCTCCTTAAAGAAAATCCATTGCTTTTCCATGCCCAGGCCTGTTTGGAGTCGTCTTAAACAGACATCATCTGTCACCTTTAATGCAACTGGATGTCTTCTTGCACTGGAAGGATTTGTGGTGTATGGAATTTAATTGTGTATGATTTGGATTGAAGAGGATGTCTtgcatgtgtttatttctgttttggaaCCTCCTGTTTAGGAGTGATTACAGTGCATGTTCTAATGTCATACCATAGTGCTGTGGTAGAGGCAGCAACATCCAGAACATGCCTAGAAATCTAGTTACACCATTTGGGTTTCTTCAATTCCAGCCTGTGTAATCAACATCAGACACTACAATTAACTGTTAATCAACATGCAGAATCAAATTTGATCATTATCTGTGGACTCCTGTGTTTCTTTATAGAAATGTAGTCAGATGATGAATGAAAGTTGCATTTTCTATGTTATTAAAGACTAGTTCCAGCGGGTTTAAAAAGGGCCACCTGTAGTATTTCTTCCGTGTTTACCAGGTTCTGTAAGTCTCCTGCTCATTATGTAGGTTGCCATTCCTGACAGACGTGGGAGGGAAGAGGGCCAGCTGCAGCAATCCTCTTCAGCATGCTTTTTATGGAGAACTGGTAAAGGTTTTGGAGACGATTGTTGTCTGAAGGTAGATGTGGACTGAAAGGGCCCCTGTAAAGTATAGTAATAGCGGACAAGGAAGGCTTTGGTGGAAAGTCTTGGAATGCGGTAGGAGCTCATGGATCCTTTCTGGCATCTTCAGAAGAAATGGTTCGGTTTACTTCCTCAGTTAACAGATACTCTGCTTGGTAAAtccagaaaatgcttttctgtcaACTACTACAAAGGAAAGGCTGTGCTGCTACATCTTAAATAAGAGGTTTTGTGTCTTGAAGAAATAAAGGGGTTACTTCAGCAGCTGTGTGATTTACTGGATTGATTCATGCTCTGGGACTGAAGACTTTgctgctctctctttttctgccaCTGGGTGATAGTCAAACATAAACTTCCACTATTGCTTAATTTCCTCTCCTTTGAAGAGGAAATAATCAAGGCTTGCTTGATAAATAGTGAAAAGCACCAGAGAAGAGAAGATAATGTTAAAAACGTTATCTGCTTCACAGGCCTTCTGTGTGTGTCTTTATTAATGGAGGCATATGAAAATGAAAGTGATGCTTTTCTGTCAGTGCTTTTGTCACCTTGTTCTATGTTACTACCGGGCTGCAGCAGTCCTGCGTCTGATGGTTGCTGGATCAGGCTGACTTGTTCGGTACAGAACAGGGGCTGCAAACCCTTTTGCTTGGCCTGGTGGTCACTGGATTTGGGAGGGAGCTCAGTAAGAGACAAAAGAAGCCTAGTAGATGAGTTGCTGCAGGCTCTGACCTTAGGTCCAGCTGAGCCCTCTGGAGCCCTTAATGAGCCCTTAACAGCTTGTGGACAGTGGTACTGTGGTAAGTCTGAAAGGCTGGAGAGGTGTGACCTGCCTGGTGGGGGGCAGACTTTTTGCTATTGGAACTCTGAAGGGCTGAGAATGGGACATGCAACGTCTCTTTCTGGGGAAacccagcacagggcaggctgTTTAAACAGCAGCTGGTTAGCGTTGCTCTGCCAGCCTTTGCAGCTATTTGTCCCATTCTGGTAGGATATGAAAGTTGAACTTGATGGGATCTTAAATTGAGGTTGTAAAAGCAAGTTTGTTGTGGGGCTTGtttcatgctgctgctttggTAACCTTGGGGCAAGCACGGCTTTGCCTGTTGTCGCATAGTTACCTCTGGTGATTCATTTGCCAAAGTATCTAACTGAATAACTTCTGCTGTCTTTTGTAGTTAAGTAGACCTTGGCTGGTTTGGCCTGCCAAATGTGATGGGTTTTGCGCGACTGATTCGCTTTCAAGACACTGTCCCTGTAGTTAtgaagtgggaaagaaaatacGTTATAGTGCTGCTGATGCTCAATAGGGACAAGATGCATGAAGAGCTGTCTCTTGAGAGTTTTTTGGTTCTgatctctttttctacatttccaCCCCCTCACTCTTTCCTGGCCGCTGCTGGAGACTAACTTAGTACACTGATGATCCTGTGGTCCCACCAGGAAGTTCTTGAGTCTTTACGTCTCTCTGAGCTCTGAAGCAAGTACAGCAGACATAGAGGTCATGTGAATAAACTGCTTTTCTTGGGTAAGGGGAAAAGAGAATGCCAAATATGAGAGATATCTAATAGAGTGTGGCTTTGCGTGGTGTGACTTTTGAGCAGTCTAGTCCAAATTGTCAGACAGTGGCCAGGCATAAGTATCTCGGGATCAGGTGCAAGAAGACTAGAAATGGTTAATCATGGCAGAATTGAAGCCTAGATGCAGCTTTCCCAAACCTGAAGATAGCTAATGTCCTTATTCACTGGGGCTCTTGCCTCCTGAGCACTTCTCTTAATCCTGTGATAGCAGGAAGGGTTGTTTTGATAAGTGCCACGGTAAGGAAAGGCAGCTGGACACCATGAAGATATCGGAGCTGTCTGCACAAGAGTCTTCCTATGGGGAGCAATTTGCGTATAAAATGCAGCAAGAGAGTGGTGAAGGCCAGTGCTGTAGCACAGAGGAAGCTGAGCTGATGCCTTAGGCACTTGAGTTCTTTGTTGGCCCTGGTGTCTCATGAGAGTTCAGTCActacttctccttcctggctAGTGCTTTGGGTTCTTTGCTGGATGGACCTCTCCAGCTGTGCAGAGTGGGCTCCTAGATACAGCCGCTTTAGAAATAAGCACGGGCAGACAAAAGGCAGGCTCCGCACTGAGGGCAGGAGGTGAATTCTGGCAGTAAGGTTCAGAGGCAAGAAGGAATTTGTGCCCATAGAAGTCATCATAGTTTCTGATGTCTTGCCCTGCCTGTCATTGTGTTTGCCTTGGGCAATAGAAATTTTTCATTGTTCTTGGCTGTGCTTTGTTGGAAAATAGCTGAGTAGCTGTCAGTCTAAATGAGTTTGTCTAAAGGTTAAGCCTTTGGACAGTGTGTGCAGTTCTCAATTTAATTTCTCAGAATGAATAAAGCCTGTCTGTCCAGGCTGTACAAATAGAGTTCTCTGGGTACAGGTCCAGTCAGTCAGcagttcccttaaaaaaaaaaataaagaccactGAAATCTGTAAAGCACCAAATGTAAACTGTGGTAGGTGGCACAACTTAATATCATTCTAAGCAACAAACTTTGCATGATGACAGGTTACTTAACCAGCCCATTGCTATATTTGTCATAAGAACCGTAATACTTCATTTTAGCTGGAGCTTTATGGACATAAATATGGGTCAGTCTTTTCCTCAGAAGGAGGTGATCTGGCTGTCTCCTGTGTTTTGATTATGACCTGAAACTTGTCTGCATGGTTTTTCAGTGCTGTGCTCGGCCCTGCAAGTTAGAGGTGGTGGCATGTGAGGCACCAAGGTCTAAGAGAAAGTCAGTAGGCTTGATGTTTTCTGGTGAGAGAGATATCTGCCTCAAGACTGCTGATGCCCCCATGGCCACTAAAATTGAAAGGAGGCCAGTTACTGTCATGATGTCTGCAACATTGGTGGGGGACCAGGGTGGAACTGCAGTACCCGGTCTCATTGTGCAGTTTAATGATCTTATGACATTTATCTGAATGCAGGGTCTGCATACCTCCAGTCCAAGGAGACCCAAAGTCTGCAGAGGCCGAAAGGAGTGTCTTTCCTGAGCTCAGATGGTGTTGGCTCCCATTCCTGGCGCTGTGCTGGATCCTGATAGTCCATCCTTTGTATGCAGAAGTGGGGTGGTCTGCTGTAGAACAGGTTGACTGACACGCAGCTCTTTCATTACTAAGCATAAGGGATGCTTAAGAACAGTATTGCCACAGAAGTTCACGTGCTTTTAATCCCTGATGGTTTCTCAAATGCAATCCTCCCAGAGTGATGCAGCAGCATTAAAATGCCTGTGGAATGAACAAACGGGCATAAACTCCTCTTGGTGCTCCCGTGAAGACTGCTTTTACGGGCTCGTTCCGCTTCCACAGAAGCGTGAGTCAGTGGCATGTTACAGTTTCAGATGGATGGTGACACATCTGCCTTGAGCAATGGGGAAAGCTGGAACAAGTcagccttggaaaaaaacagctctGTCTTCTTGCTTGATGGTATCGGTGCAGGGACATGACACTTGCAGCTCTGAGGCTGGCTCTTCTCTTTGCCCACACTGGAAGAAGCAGGAGCATTTACATCAGTATCCAAAGATCTTGTTAGGGCGAGATTGTTTTTTTGGTGGCAGGAGAAAGGGGTTGTGGCTCCCTAAGAAGGGAGGAAACCTTCTCTGCACAACTTCCAGCAGAGCCTGAGGGTAATTCCCGTGTCTTACCCAAACTTCTTTTGGGATGTGGAATTGGAGAACAGTGCATGGTCTCCTGAAGGGCTTGGAGAAATCTTTGCTTTAGTGTAAAGCCCTGCAGTAAAACAGCCTaaggaaaagaaactgagctGGAGTACACCACAGCTGTGCATTTTAAAGatatgttttgttttgccttgttgGTGGAACAGATGTTTCTGCACGGTACAAGTATCAAGAAGATGTTGCTGAagctatttaaaatgctgttacaCAGCTAACTGCCCTGTCCCTTTTCTGGAGCAAACTTCTGTAGTAGAGCTGCTGGAAGATCGCTCATGTATGCCCCTGACACTTTTACACAAAGGTTGGTATTTCACTGTGAAAAGTGATTGCCAAGTGTAAATCCTGTTCTTTTAAACATGAATCTGCTTTGTGTCAGTAACCTTTGCAGATGATATAATGAGCGTCTAAGCTTCTGGGTCTGTCTGCTCGGTGTTCACAACAGAGATCTGATGATGCTGACTCTCGGACCTTCTCATCTAGCTTGCTTAGAAAACGGAGTGCTGTAAAAGAATAAGCACATGGGGCAGTTCATTTTGCTGCTCTGTTTGAGGTAAGGACTGAAAATTTTAGCAGTAGGTGATTGTACTTAGCCATATacaagtttttttcctcccagccagCAGAAGTCTCCTTATCTAGCTGCTGACAGTTAAACCTTGTCTTGGTTCTGTGCAGCTGCATGCGTGACTCCCCCAGCTGTCACTGGGTCCCAAAATTCAGTCATGTTGTGAAATCGGGTACAACTGGTACAGAAAGGTCCTTTGCAGGTCCTTAATGTGGAGCGGCTGATGTGAAGAGAATGTGAAGTGGGAAGTCTGTCAGTCAGCAATGCTTTATATTTTGGTGGCAGGCAGTTTGTTTCCTATGCAATTTAAAAAGTAGGAGTGtgagaagaaatatttgcatagCAAAGCTTTTGAGGAAATGCAGATCTCTGTCTGAGGATCATTGGCCCTGTGAAGCTCTGATGAAATGTGGGCTGGCTTGGTTTGAGTAGCGCTGTGTGCACGGAGGTCTCCTCAGTGTGCAGCCAGTCCCTCTGGCAGACTGTCAGGGAACTCTCTTGTTCAGATGAGGCGAGGTATCCCCATAAGCAGGTGAGCCAAGAAACTATGTCATGCACTGAGCCCAGTGCTTCCAGCACACTGGAGAGAGATTTGAAGCTGAAGGAAGATGCTCCTCCAGCTTGTTTGTAGCACTCCTGCATGAACCTCTGAAGCATCAGCTTTGCGTGTCCCAGAAGCTCCTAGTGTCACTGCTGGGATTGTTCCTTTTTCTCCAGCGTCTGGGGCTGGCAGGAACaactttcccttctctccttatGCCCCAAATCTTTACTAGAAATCTTTATTTAATTGCCTTTGTGGCCTGGAAGAGAAGTCAGAGCCTCAGCACGCTCTGCAAGGATATGAACTCCCTGGAGTGAACTGGTGAACAGTTAACCTTGTTGTGAATTCTAGCAAGGATGCGGAGAGCAGAGACTGGTTTCGTGACTGCTGCGTGTCATTGTGATTAAATGGTACTTAGCTGCAGTTCTTTAGGTCAGTGCTAGCAGTGTTCTCCTGATGCAAGACTCTTTTAATTGCCCAAATCCTTCCTGAAGGAAGTGCTCTGGAGTGGTACAAAGAGCTCAGTTGACCTTAGCTCTGCTCCTTTCTTTGGTGCTCATAACTCCGTTACCTGGGGCAGGATGATGGATGCTGCTATTCCAGTGTGCCTTTCTTATTGTAATGCTATAGTAAAcgctttgctgcagctgtaaACATAAGGCTAATCTGCCTTTCTCAGAAGGTGCTCGTCTCCTTTCCCACTGTGTTGTTTGCAGTGAGGTCATCTGTGTTGCAGTAAACGCTGGCAACAGTTTTATGTAAAACATGCTTCCAAACAATCCTGCTGCATTTTAATTGAGAGAGCAGCAAGAGCACGTTGGGTTTGTCAGTCTGCATGATGCCAGGTTCGCCTGGctttaacttttttgtttctctgacaAATGGGGAATTGCCTCGGCGAGGGGGCTGAGAGGAAGCCCTTTATGCTAGGGGCTTAACGGGTGACCCGTGGGAGACTTCTGTGGTGTGCATGAATCTCTGCACAGACCTAAGCTGATTGTGTGCTGCCATCTTGCCCTCACTGTGGCAAGTGGAAAGGCTGATGGCATCTGTTACTGAGCaccagcctgtcctgctggctGAAGGAAGAAACGTGGATCTGTCTGGCCTGTTCTGGGCCCAGGCTGCCTGGAGCTGACAGCCTGGTTGGAAGCCCTTGGCATCATGTGAAACGCCAAACTGAAGTGGAAGAGGGACTGAGACCGTTGCTAACCCCTTGAGATGCGGAGAGCAGCTCCTCCTGACTCCTCTTGCCCTCTTACAAATCTAGCGGCGGCTTGGCTTTCCTGCTTTGCGGACAACTCAAGACGCCGTAgttggctttctttttccttgtctttggCATCAGGCTGTCTGGTGGCTTGTGTGATAGATGAATGTAGTACCGCACTACATCCATCCGTGGCCCTTCCAGAGGTTTCTTTTGAGCGCTTCTTTTTTTCTAGCTAAGAGACTGCCGCCCCTAAAGCTAAGATGCAGCACAGCTGTCTCTCCAGCAGTGGATGTTGAAATTGAACTGCTGCTGGGCTACCTTTGCAATCATGCCCTTTCATGGTATAGGTTAGCTTTTGGTTAAAGTAGAAGCACTAGTTTGTGTAATTTCTGGGCTGCGGATGTGTTTCAAGACAGCCTTATCCATACTCTCGACTTGAAGAAAGAACAACTCTACTTCACACATTCATGACAGATATGTCTAACCTTTTATCTGGCACTGGAGACTCTTAAGgttttgtgtctgtctgtctgtctgtctgtgtcccCAGGCAAAACATCCCATTGTTGTAAAGCTTTCCTCAATGTTGCAGTCACATGTACAATTGTTTATGTAATAGCTGCATGAAGATTCATCACAGAATAAAGCAAGTCCAACAGAACTTCCCGGGTGTGTTCACACTGCTCGGAAATTCAGCCAGAGCATGGATGGCTGTCTACTGAATGAATGACAACACGCTCTCATCTGCAGTTTAGTTTTCGAAAAAACAGATACACAACTGGATAGCAATAAATGCAGTCAAGGCAGGTCTTTTTCTGTCACTCAGATTTTGAGCATCTttccaagggagaaaaacaaCCATGTGATTTGAGAGAAAAGTTCTGTGGCAGTTCTGTACAGCCATTCCTCGCTTCAGTTTTGGCCTCAACAGTCCAGGCAAGGAAAAACTCACGGTGGTAGATCTCCCGTAAGTCAGGCTCTCATGGGAAAGGAGAGTCAGTCACAGACAGCAGTGGGGACAGATGCTTTATCTAACCAAGGCGTTATCCAGACCTCAAAATAGCACCTCAGTATCTGCAAATAAAAGGGGAATCGGTGATGAAGTTCAGGTGGCTGCTGGTTGTTCTCAGCATTGTGGATCGTGAGGGAGTAGGAGAGAACAGCATCTTTTTGTCTCCCCCCTTTATCCTGGGAAAAGTATTGTTTGCTAAGTAATCATGTCTTAGTGGGAAAGCCCCTGTAAGGATTTCCTCTGCCCAGGAAATCTCTCTATTTAGCACATACTCTATTTCTGCACAATTTTACTCGTTTATCCAGGAATATGGGCTGGATGGCTGGGTCTGGTTCAACTCCTTGCAGATGGGACCTGGTCCTGGATGCACGAGAGGTCCTGTGCTGCTTATACTGATAACCCTGCCTCACCCCAGCTGGTTCTACACAGAGGAGGCTCGTACATCTGTGGGGACATCACAGAGTTGGTCTGAAGGTGACTATGCAGCTAGAGATGGCCAAGAATCACCGGTGGTTACTGGGTACCCTGAAGGAACTGGACACATACCTgttgcaggctttttttcttctggaagtgaCAGCTGTCCAGGTTGGAGTGCTCCCTCTTCTCACACACGGTGCGTCTGATTTCGACGTGGAGCATGTATTTCAGCCCTCTGACAATCTAGAGAAAGTAGTTTCCTCCTTTGAAGtaagggcaggggaaggggatgcCAAAATTTTGGCTAGGAGCCAAATGCTACACCTGTGATTTGTGCGTGGTGGCGTGAATAGAAGCGTGTTATGCTGAATTACTGGGGTGTGTGTGCTCTTCTGGAGCAATTGAATGGGACAGAGGGACGTGTGCTGTTTATCTTTAGGCATGCATATCAGTCCTGAGGAGGATCAGGGCTCCCATGTCTTGTGTGCTCTATAGGAAGGTCAATTGGTAAATGGTTTGGAGGCCCACCAGTAGTCTGGGCTCTTCTTACCTGTACCATGGCTTTGGTTATTTGTGATTCCTTAAACAGAAAGAGGTCATTGGAACTGTTGTTGTATCTGTAAACCCCAAAGCGAGCTGCCTTGCGAACACCAGGATTGTCCGTGTTCATCGGGACAGGGAAGCCAGGTTTCGTGGTCGAATGAGGTGGTGGTACATACGTAGctgaaacaacacaaaacatgAGTGCAAAACACATCAGATGCCTGAAACGGTGGGAGTGAAGCTGAAACCATGCTAAACCTTCTTACTTGTCCCACGCGCTTGTGCTTCAGAAGAACTCTGCTAACATCCGCTGCAACgtaattttgctttgtgtttgaaaTGGTGAAACAATCCTGCGGAATGAAGTGACAGAAACAGATGCTGCTCGAAGTGGCAGCAGAGCTCAAACTGACTTAGAAGAAGCCAGGGTATCATGAATGTTATTTAGAACATCTCTGGTACGACTCCCGGCTCATAGAAGGCCCGACTTTGAATCGAGTTATAAAGCTAGGTCATGTTGCTCAAAGTACAGTATAACTTTGATAACTTATTGAACACTGGCTGGCAGAACCCTGCTGCTCTTAGTTGGCATGCCAAGTTTTACTCGCAGGCATTAGTCTTTCCCACCCCCCCTTTAATCCTTTGACGGCATCTAAAATGAAACCCTCTAGAGGGATTTAAGTGGTGATAAAGTTGGGGGGAAGATACCCTCCCTCTACATGCTGACAAAGGAGAGGCTGTCCCTGTTCTCCAACTGGGCAAGGAAGGGCCTGGGGCAGAACTTGGACTGGCTCCCCACTGCCCTGGAGAACGGGCTGCTTTGGGTGCTGAAGCGCTGCTGCCCTGACCCAAATGCCAAGGACCATCTTATTATCACAGCCATTAAGTGGAGGAGCAAAGTGTGGGGGAAATGGAGGTTGCGGGGGAGGACGGGACCCATGAGCTTTCAAGTTTGAGCAGTTCTTTCCGCACAGCCTTTATTACTATATATTCTTACTTGGTTGTGTGGCTAGTTTCCTCATGCCCTGCTTGGTTATTCAATAATTTAAAAGAAGCTCGAAGCTTACAGTTGATGTCATTATTTCCTCCCCCTTTATTTTTgccttcctctccatttttccacttctgaaatacaaacacGAGGAAGAAGTCCTCAACCTGCGCAGGTTGCCGTGGAGCCACTGCTGATGCCAAGACCTGCCAGTGCGGGAGGTGGCCCTTGGTGTTCACgctatgtgtgtgtgtaggtagTGAGCCAGCATGTGCACAGAGAGCTTATACTAAATTTGCTGTGAAAGTCAAGCTTTTTGtcacctccattttttttttcacagctacaTCTCTCACTTACAGCCAAGCACAGAGCACAGACTGTGTATTTAAGCCAGTTCGTACTGAGAAACCCAAGTAGAAGAGAGAGGGGCAACCTGGTGACCtagaatctattttaaaaaaaccaaaaccccagcaTTACGTGCCATCATTGGCATAAGAGGCTGCAAAAATTCAACTTTCAGGTTGCTGACGTTCGTCCTAGTTACGCTATTACGTCTTCCCCCGCAGGTGGTAATGGCTGCACCGTCTTGTAACACTGCTCAGGGATTAGAGTGTTGACCTGCAAAGGAGAGACTTGGTTCCACGTCCTTCCTCAACCCAAGGATGTCCAAATTCACATCTTTTCCTGGCTGATAGCCCAGCTTCCTTAATGATTAGTAATCTTTGATTAGTAATGACCCCCATGTTTTCTTGCAGGTGGGAGCCAAGAGACCCAGGCCATGTGTCTGAGAGGAGCGGATGTTCTGCAAGTGGCTTTGTGACTGGTGTGTAGGTGACAAGCTTTCTTGTCCCACATCTCTGATCTACGTTGGGACTGAGTGTGCAGCCAGTGCTGGGCAACCTGGCAGTGTTTTTTCACCTAACAGCCCAGAATCCACTTATATGTCCTGAGACTCTTCTCTATGAGATAGCATAGAGCTGCAGCAAAGGTGGGAAACTCATGACCATGCAGCCAAGGACTGAGGGCATTTCTCAGGCAGCACATCTTATCCAGTGCTCAGCTCGTGGATAAGACTTTCCAAAGCATCTGTTTGTCCTCTTGTCCTGATCAGGGACTTTGCCTGGGGGTTATGGTGGTGTGCACACTGGCCTGGGCTCTTCTGTCTGCGCTCCAGGACCTTGCTTGAATGTGTGCTCTTATACCTCTTGGAACGTGAGACGTGGCAGTGGTGGGGATGTTGACAGCAGATATTGTCCTTTGTAGTAGGAGGAGATAACCGCAGGCTTTTTCAGTCTTAGCGCAAAGTCACTTTGTGGCTTAATAGCCCTCAACACCACCTGAGTCATGGtgacgtcttttttttttttttttccattttttttaggCATGGGATGGTAGGGTGAGTGAGGCTGGCTGAAGTCACACCATGTGCATGGGAAGAAAACTATGAAATGTGTTCCTCAAAGCAAGAAGCAGAGTCCAAAGTGCCCTTGTTCCTGACTCCAGTGCATGGTAGATCCAGCAGGCATACCAGTACTGGTGAAACGCTTGTTGTCCGTGCCTGGGTGGGATCAGAGGTACTGCATGACCTGCCAGGCACCTACAATACTCGGAGGCCCAGAGGATGTGGTCTCATGACCTGGGAAAACAGCTCTTGCATTTGTATTTCAGACCCCATCCttgcttctgagtttgaaaatGTGAAGAGAGGGCAAAAATCtgtcccttctcctcttcccttctgttGGACGGTAGTAGGGTAGACTTTTCTTGCTCTGAGTTAACAGGCCACTGCCCATTATTAAGGAAGAGAGAGCTGTTCTTGCAGAGGTGAGTTGAATGTTAAGAGGCTCTCTCTTGCGCTTTCCTCATTGAGGAATAATTTGGGGGCCCCGTTCCTGCAGTATGAGAGAAATCCTCTCCCAACCTGCAGCGAAGCAAATAGGCGGATCGCAACAGGTTGTTGGTTTGTTgcgtttttgttttcttttcatttttttttttccacgggaTGGTTTCAAAACCTCCTCCCTGTTACTAGGAGCAAGGCTAGGCTTTATCTTTACGTTTAAGACGCAGCAGAGTTCCTGCGTGCCTCTGCAACCCCCAAAGGAAACCGCAGCCGAAACAAAAAGCTACTGGCTAACCAGCCCCGATCCCTGGGTGGATTAGTACTTTGTTTGGGGGAGCCAAAGTAAAACTGAAGTGGAGCTAAAaccttcagagagaaaaaattcCTGTCTGCAGCTCCCATTCCGAAGATTTAAGGCCAGCT containing:
- the CST7 gene encoding cystatin-F, with the translated sequence MAVKFTCSLTALCCLAFWSFTRTSDATYVPPPHSTTKPGFPVPMNTDNPGVRKAARFGVYRYNNSSNDLFLFKESQITKAMVQIVRGLKYMLHVEIRRTVCEKREHSNLDSCHFQKKKSLQQILRCYFEVWITPWLDKASVPTAVCD